GGACGGTAGAAAGCTCGTCTGTCCTTTCAAGGACAGACGGACGATAGTAAGCTCGTTTGTCTTTTAAGGACAGACGGACGAGGAGCTTGGCGAGGATTTCCCTTCCTGTCTTTCCTTTGGATGACGCGTATGGACGGGAAACGACTTATGAATTTTCATTGTACATCAGTACTAACTTGTTGCTAATCAAGTTTGTTGCCCTGTGTGTTTCATCTTGCTCTTTGATATTACATGATATAGCTTAAAGATGTCTCCcttcaaaatatcaactatgaAAGGAGGTAGTAGCAAGAGAAAAGAATCGGTGATAGCCTCACCCTGAAGTCAAAGAAGACTCGATCATCGACAGGATTTTATAATGCCAATAAGTTCAAATCATATGTCGCATCTCAAGCTTATGTGAACTACTTCCAGGATGCCCCCATGTTGGTTGAAAGAGTGGTTGAGCAAGCTTCTCTTCTCGACACGAACGTTCCAAAATGGTTTGCCACAAAGGATTGGAACTTCCTTCTATCCAACTTTGACGATACATACGAAGAGATGGTGAAGGAATTTTATGCAAATGCCATTTATGATGGGGATGAGCTGAAATGTTGGGTTAGAGGAAGGGACTTCACGGTTACACCCTTCTATCTTGCCATCATTTTGAACATCAACCGGCTAATGTTCCAAAAACCACTAGTGCATGATGATTTGGATCCAAAGGCTGACCTGCTTCGGGATACATTTGGAGGAAATGCTTAAGCTTAAGCGGGCTGGAGCTATAAAAGAGGTGTTCTATCCTGAATGGCTAGCCAATATCgtggtagtgaagaagaagaatgggaagtggAGAGTGCGTGGACTTCATGGATCTAAATAAAGCGTGTCCAAAGGATCCTTTTCCcatgcctcggatagaccaattggtggatgcaactgtAGGCCATCCTTAGATGAGCTTCCTAGACGCCTTTCAGAGatatcatcaaataccactagcaATGGAGGATCAGGAAAAGACTGCTTTTGTTACACCCACTGGGAATTAccactacaaggtgatgccttttggtttgaaataTCCAAGATCTATGTTGACCCTAACCAAATTAGGGTAATTAACAATCTccagcctcctcggaatcctAAAGAGGTCCAAAGGTTGACGGGAATGACTGCTGCCTTAAATCGGTTTATTTCTCGGTCAGCAAACAGATGTAGGCCCTTCTTCTAGTTGTTGcataagtggaagggatttaAGCAGACCAAAGAAAGTGCCTTGGCCTTTCGGAAATTGAAGAAGTATCTTTCTCGACCACCCATTATGTCCAAGCCCAAGAAGGAAGAGGTCTTATTTGCTTACATTGTCATAGCCTCTCATGCAGTGAGTATAGTACTGAGACAGGTTGATAACGGGGTGCAGACACtagtttattatgtgagcaagtcattGAATGAGGCCGAGATGCGTTACTTACCATTGTAAAAAGCCATATTGGTAGTGGTACATGCCACacggaagcttcctcattacttccAGGCTCACACCATTATGGTTTTAACCCAACTCCCTCTCCAGTCCCTACTTCGAAAAGCTGACTACACGGGGAGGATTGCAAAATGGGGAACAATCCTAGGAGCTTTTGATATTAAGTATATGCCACATACTTCTATAAAGGGCCAGGTCCTTGCAGATTTAGTGGCTGAGTTTACTAAACCTTTGTTAGAAGAAAATGGTGAAAAGCAaggcatggatgaaaaatcagttgGGATGGTCTCCATACAGGTACCTCTAGCTTGGAAGGTGTATGTTGACGGTGCATCAAACCAAAAAGGatctggagtggggctagtAGTAATATCCCCTGAGAAGATCGTTATTGAAAAATCTTTACAGTTGGGCTTCTCGGCCACGAACAATGAGGCTAAGTATGAGGCCTTATTGGTGGCAATGTCTATGGTTCAAAAGATGGGAGGAAAAATAGTGGAAGCGTTCTTGGATTCAAGGCTGGTTGTTGGTTAAGTAAAGGGAGAGTTGGACGCCAGGGATTTGAGAATGCAGGACTACCTGAATCAGGTTAAATGCTTGCAATCAGGTTATGACTCTTTCTCCTTACAGCAAATCCCTAGGAACCAGAATACGCATGCCGATTCCCTCTCCACCCTTACGACCTCCTCGGCGTAGAGTTTGCCTCAGGTTATTCTGGTTTAGGATTTGTGTAGGCCTACTCAAGTGAAGGGGGAAAAGGTCCATCTTTTTCAGATTAGGGTGGGacctagttggatggatcctatTGTGCTATTTCTTAAGGATGACATCTTGCCCGAGGAGAAAGGGGAAGCTGATAAGGTGCGAAGGAAAGCTTCTTGGTTCTGGCAATCTGAGGATCAAAAACTGTACAAGCGCTCATTTTCTGGACCCTATTTACTATGTGTTCACCCTGAGGCAGTGGAGCCACTCTTAGAGGAGTTACACGAAggcatttgtggaagtcacacaggGGGCAGATCACTATCTCATAGGGCTCTTACACAAGGATGTTGGTGGCTGAGTATGCAAAAAGAAGCACAAaagtatgtgaagaagtgtgaccaatgtcGAAGGTTTGATTCAAATATTCACCAACCAGGGGGTGTCCTGAATCCTCTGTCTAGCCCCTGTCCTTTTGCTTAGTGGGACTTAGATATCATAGGACCTTTCCCTAAGGCAGCCGAGAATAAGAGATGGCTATTGGTTGGCATTGATTATCTCACCCAGTGGGTCGAGGCTGAACCACTAGCAAATATCAGAGATGTAGATGCCAAGAGATTTGTCTAGAAAAATATTGACACTCGGTTTAGGATTCCTAATAGTCTCATCTCAGACAATGGGCTTCAGTTTGACAGTAAAGCTTTCGGAAGATACTCTTGCGATTTGGGCATTACGAATAGATACTCCACTCCGGCTTATCCATAGGGAAATGGATAGGCCGAGGCCGTCAATAAGGTTATAGTGAGTGGACTCAAGAAGAGATTAgatgatgcaaaaggaaaatgggtggaagagtagCCACATGTCCCTTGGACATATCGTACTACCCCTTGTAGGTCAATAAGGGAGACGCCTttctcaatgacttatggggctgaggctgtGATTCCTCTggaaactggattcccaacACTGAGGACAAGCTTGTTCACTCTGGAGAACAATGACAACTTCCTAGAGAAAAGCATGGATCTAATTG
This genomic stretch from Quercus robur chromosome 4, dhQueRobu3.1, whole genome shotgun sequence harbors:
- the LOC126721908 gene encoding uncharacterized protein LOC126721908 gives rise to the protein MDPIVLFLKDDILPEEKGEADKVRRKASWFWQSEDQKLYKRSFSGPYLLCVHPEAVEPLLEELHEGICGSHTGGRSLSHRALTQGCWWLSMQKEAQKYVKKCDQCRRSIRETPFSMTYGAEAVIPLETGFPTLRTSLFTLENNDNFLEKSMDLIEEQWESAMVQLAYY